The Litoribacterium kuwaitense DNA window TTGGTCACCATTGCGATCTTCTTTCCAGTCATTTTTTACTTCACCCGTACACTGGACATTTTCGCTTTTAACGATGAAGCTGCCATCGGGCTAGGCGTACCTACTGTAAAAGTGCGCTTTGCCATGGTGATCATCGGCGTCGTACTGGCTGGCATTAGTGCTGCCATCGTTGGGACAATTGGCTTTATCGGTCTCCTAGCTCCCCATGCAGCGAGGCGAATGGTCGGTTCAAAGCACCAATTCATTTTTCCCATTAGCGTCTTACTCGGGGGCATTCTTTTAACCATTGCCGATTTTTTAGGACGTTATTTATTAGCGCCAAACGATATCCCGTCTGGACTCATGGTCTCGTTAGTTGGCGCACCTTACCTACTCTACTTGTTAAAAAAAGCTGGGAGAGTATCTGTAACATAGATGAAATTGCTAAAGGCTGCTCTCAACTTATAAGCCGACAAAAACGCCAGCGCGTATACGATGCTGGCGTTTTTCATCTGCTAAATTGTAGAAGTTCTTGCCAATCGACCTTTTTCTCAGCGTACGTTTTCACATTTTTCCCCGGTGTCGGACTAGTCGAAGGGAGTTTGGCTATGGTCAGTCGATCAGTCTGCACTTGACCGGCATGCCTTTGAAAGCTCTGAAACGCTTTACCTCCATTACAAGCAATGAGTCGCAGCGATGGGTGATGTTCCACGAAAGAAACTAGGTCATTTGGCTGTTCCTTTTTAATCTGGCTGTCTAAACTCCCCGCCCGTTCGCACGAAGCAAGGACATCCCATAAAGCAATCCCATGCTTTTTAGCGATTGCGATTCGTTCGGTATACACATCAGTCGGTGCTTCTTCGAACAGGTCAAACATGAGTGGCCAAAAGTGGTTGCGCGGATGTCCATAATACTGCTGCTTTAAGAGCGACGCTTTTCCAGGCATCGAGCCTAACACGAGGATGGTAGGGCGCTCACCTACAACTGGTGGCATGGAGATCACTCTGTCGTTCTCACTCATTCTCCCCCTCCTTTCAATCTTATTTCTCTCGACGCGACGCCAATAATATGATAAATTCACAGAAAATATCGCCATTTATCATGGAGGTGCACAATGTTCAGATTTATCGATGATGTTGCTGGTGCGATCTATGACTTTTTCAGCTTAGCATTTCAAGGCTTTTGCTATTTTCTGGCGGGAATGCTCATCGTCGGGGTGCCTTTGTACTTAATTGCTCAGTTTTTTTTGCTTCTGCAAACATTTTGACGGACTCTGGATCGGAAGGTGAAGGATATGCTGCGGGCCTTTAGGACCGGCAAACACCTCACCGCGATCAATAAAACCGACTTTCCTGTAAAGCTGGATAGCAGGGTGATTTTTTTGATTCACCCCGAGGACAACCTCATTCACCTCAGGAAAATGCGTATGCATAAAACCTGGAAGCAATTGAAGCCCCTTTGTTGCAAAGCCATTCCCTTGGCTATTTCTATCGATGGAAAAGAAGTGAACAGCCGCGCTCGTTCATTAGCAGTATATTGGGCACGCTTGGCATCGCCCTCGAGAGCAAAATAACCGACCACAGATTTATCGTGATTGATCAAAACATGCATCATATCCTCGGCCTGCGAAGCATCCTGTATCTTCACGAGCGGCAAAGTCGTAAACATGAGATTTTCTTCTGTTAAATGATAGTGAATGAGCTGCTCGCTATATCCGTTATTATACTCAACGAGTTGTACGGTGGAATGTACTGTATTTGTCATGAGGAGTCCCCCTCGTTGCTAGTGTAGAACCATTATAGCGGACGATAAGTCTCAGACAAAATATTTTATTTAAACGTTTAATGAAGAATGTAAACCCCTTAATTCACCAGCCTACATTTGCTATTTTACCCCCCTTAAGTCAAACGGCTCAGCTGCACATCATTGCATCGCTAGGTGTTTGATCACATCACAAAAAAAGAATCCATCTCTACTGTGGTTATTCCGAGTAACCAATAACAGAACGGATTCTTAGAGTGACTTCTCTTAAAAAACACCGCTGTCCTCATCAGACAAGGAGAGCAGTGTTTTTCTTGGTTCTCTTGACTATGAAACCAACACATCTCGTATCTTTTCACGCCTCCACATGATCACAAACATAGCCACGCTGATGGCCATCATAAGCCCATAGGAGACAGGCGCAAGCCACTGAGGATTGTACAAAGAAATAATGTCTGTGACAAGATAGGTCAGTCCAAACATCATCAATCCGGCTATCATTGGCGTTTGAATACCAATCAGGCTCACATAATTTTGCATCATGCTTGAAAACGACATCGCTAGCAAAGCGAACACACTGCCAAGGACGTACACTGCCATTGTCGCAACCGCAATATACTGGAAGAATGTCAGGTTATACCATGAATATCCTCCGATAAACCGGTGTACAGACACATCAAAAAAGATACTCGTACCATTCGTAGCATATATTCCATAATAGACGATGAACAACCCCGTCGTCACGATCAGAGATGATAGAAATCCCGCTGCTGCTTTCGTCTTAAAGAGGTGTCTTCCTTTTTTGGACGTATACTGTAATTCCGGCATATGCCTTAACCGATCGTAAAGGTATAGGGGTGAAACAACAATGACAACACTGATGACAAGCGCAATGGCTACATTCGTTATAAAATGTTTGTAGTTTTCAATCGCGGCTTCCGGATACACCTGATACAGCTCTTTTTCCTGAAGCTTTTTGAGCAGCACCTGCTGGCTTGGATTGGCACGATTGATGTCAGCCTCCAAGCTTTCCTCCTTTCCATCATGAAAATCCAGTAGCCGCTCGCGCTCTTGCAGCTCCCAAAATAAATCCACCTGTTCTTCAAACATGACCTGATTGATCAATTCGGTTTGTTCACGATTTTCCGGTCCTGCATTTTTGAAGTCTTCATACGAATCAAGTCCCGCATTGACAAAAGCTTCTCTCGACTGAAGATAGTCATCTGCTTCGGCCACTCTTCGTTCATATGCCTCTTTAAAGTCCGCCAATTCTTCGTCGTCGATTTCAGAACCATACTTTTCGACCATCTCCACACCAATCTGATGCGATTCAAGAGCTGACAGTCCACTGGGA harbors:
- a CDS encoding DNA-deoxyinosine glycosylase — translated: MSENDRVISMPPVVGERPTILVLGSMPGKASLLKQQYYGHPRNHFWPLMFDLFEEAPTDVYTERIAIAKKHGIALWDVLASCERAGSLDSQIKKEQPNDLVSFVEHHPSLRLIACNGGKAFQSFQRHAGQVQTDRLTIAKLPSTSPTPGKNVKTYAEKKVDWQELLQFSR
- a CDS encoding GNAT family N-acetyltransferase, producing the protein MDRNSQGNGFATKGLQLLPGFMHTHFPEVNEVVLGVNQKNHPAIQLYRKVGFIDRGEVFAGPKGPQHILHLPIQSPSKCLQKQKKLSN